A window of Zingiber officinale cultivar Zhangliang chromosome 5A, Zo_v1.1, whole genome shotgun sequence contains these coding sequences:
- the LOC121980244 gene encoding protein NLP1-like, whose translation MEAVPQPERSPRNSLSGGAADLDSLDQLLSGDGWLEFHDGFPADSPNSMSPFNSLSFSPLFEVNNDSPNPLENCDRESMGRPGDETLAGDVDILHFVDPNSIGQCIRTVFTSELRSASPSSELGTSRWIQTKDSNFYVKEKLLQALDHIKETHRDGEVLIQLWVPMKRGDRLVLTTYSQPFTLTSNSEKLVNYREVSTNYQLSAEENSGEALGLPGRVFVGRLPEWTPDVQYFTSYEYPRVNYAQLFDIRGSVALPVFDHGCQSCLGVVELVMTTRKINYTFELENICNALQEVELSSSAAVTVPQLKVISNSYQAALSEILEVLKTISVMHMLPLAQTWVPCIQQGKKGIRHSDENYRECVSTVGSSCYVNDPSMMGFYEACSEHHLLKGQGVAGMAFTTNQPCFLPDVSALSKTEYPLAHHAKIFGLKSAVAIRLRSILTGSADFVLEFFLPPNCILIEEQKLMLDSLSRTMQHVCQNLRVITAKELADEATLQLDRALPSDFLLDNSSSEGEPGKQCVDVTSIEAQTMDVSSDITPLSISTEESSKEKTGPVFYLKDEVERFDSVSGMDEVEVISPAQKKSSKLRQHPVGWENKDSDNEDSLNFYSICSDATKTTEKRHRKAQKTVSLEVLRKYFAGSLKDAAKSIGVCPTTLKRICRQHGLARWPSRKIKKVDHSLRKLQVVIDSVHGTDKAIQLSSLYTDFTTASVSEKNSLGEFQDKNSMGGFPVSKSIQNDHLHSDQDIDAITSHHHSSSSHSSSSSQTSILCSTPHGEKHCLQIAGEGNLEEKVSDNQGAKSQMTLHLSTKSTWSCPRFQNHKSSGEHCSSGSLSPPGDPKSSWMIVKAAYGAEKVRIRLDPNWSFEELRDEILKRFDISIKNSVNFKYLDDESELVLLTCDADLQECIHIYRSSDTRTIKISVQPVVTPIMASS comes from the exons ATGGAAGCAGTTCCTCAGCCTGAGAGGTCACCGAGAAACAGTCTTTCAGGTGGGGCTGCTGATTTGGATTCGTTGGATCAGTTATTATCCGGAGATGGTTGGTTGGAATTTCATGATGGCTTCCCAGCTGATTCTCCTAACTCCATGAGCCCCTTCAATTCTTTGAGTTTTTCACCTCTTTTCGAGGTCAACAATGACAGCCCTAATCCGCTGGAAAATTGTGACCGAGAAAGCATGGGAAGGCCTGGAGACGAAACCCTAGCTGGAGATGTCGATATATTGCATTTCGTTGACCCAAATTCCATTGGACAATGCATACGTACGGTCTTCACTAGTGAGTTAAGATCAGCAAGTCCGAGCTCAGAGCTAGGAACAAGTAGGTGGATTCAAACAAAGGATTCCAATTTCTATGTGAAAGAGAAATTGCTGCAGGCACTTGATCATATCAAGGAGACTCATAGGGATGGAGAAGTCCTAATTCAGCTGTGGGTGCCTATGAAGAGAGGAGACCGATTGGTTCTTACAACTTATAGTCAACCTTTCACGCTCACGTCGAATTCTGAGAAACTAGTGAATTATAGAGAGGTCTCCACAAACTACCAGTTGTCAGCTGAAGAGAACTCTGGCGAGGCATTAGGTTTGCCTGGACGTGTGTTTGTTGGAAGATTACCCGAATGGACACCAGATGTTCAATATTTTACCAGCTATGAGTATCCACGGGTGAATTATGCTCAACTGTTTGATATACGGGGAAGTGTAGCTCTTCCTGTTTTTGATCATGGCTGTCAGTCTTGCTTGGGTGTAGTGGAACTTGTCATGACAACCCGGAAGATAAATTACACTTTTGAGCTGGAGAATATTTGCAATGCTCTTCAG GAAGTAGAGCTTAGTTCTTCTGCAGCTGTGACTGTTCCGCAGCTTAAG GTAATTAGTAATTCATACCAAGCTGCTTTATCTGAAATCCTAGAGGTGTTAAAAACCATTTCTGTGATGCACATGTTACCATTAGCTCAAACCTGGGTTCCATGTATTCAACAAGGTAAAAAAGGCATCCGCCATTCTGATGAAAACTATAGGGAGTGTGTCTCCACTGTTGGATCTTCTTGTTATGTGAATGATCCTTCTATGATGGGTTTTTATGAGGCCTGTTCTGAGCATCACTTGCTGAAGGGACAAGGAGTAGCTGGTATGGCTTTCACCACCAATCAACCATGTTTTTTGCCAGATGTTAGTGCTTTGAGTAAGACAGAATATCCACTCGCTCACCATGCAAAGATATTTGGTTTGAAAAGTGCAGTTGCAATACGCCTAAGAAGTATTCTGACTGGGAGTGCTGATTTTGTGTTGGAGTTCTTTCTTCCCCCTAATTGCATACTAATTGAAGAACAGAAACTGATGCTTGACTCATTGTCAAGGACTATGCAACATGTTTGCCAAAATTTAAGGGTTATCACAGCGAAGGAGCTGGCAGATGAGGCTACATTGCAATTGGATAGAGCACTTCCGTCTGATTTTTTGTTGGATAATTCTTCTTCTGAAGGAGAGCCAGGTAAACAATGTGTTGATGTCACTTCAATAGAGGCTCAGACAATGGATGTGTCTAGTGATATAACACCTTTGTCCATAAGTACAGAAGAATCCTCAAAGGAAAAAACAGGCCCTGTTTTTTATTTGAAGGATGAAGTTGAAAGATTTGATAGTGTAAGTGGCATGGATGAGGTTGAGGTGATATCACCTGCACAAAAGAAATCTTCAAAGCTCAGGCAGCATCCAGTAGGATGGGAAAACAAAGATAGTGATAATGAAGATTCTTTAAATTTTTACAGTATCTGTTCTGATGCTACAAAAACAACTGAAAAGAGGCACAGAAAAGCACAAAAGACTGTTAGTTTGGAAGTTCTTCGTAAGTATTTTGCTGGTAGCCTGAAAGATGCCGCAAAGAGCATTGGAG TGTGCCCTACTACTCTTAAAAGAATATGCCGACAGCATGGATTAGCTCGATGGCCTTCCCGGAAAATCAAGAAAGTAGACCACTCTTTAAGGAAACTGCAAGTTGTTATTGACTCAGTGCATGGTACTGATAAAGCCATCCAACTCAGTTCCCTGTACACAGATTTCACAACGGCATCTGTATCAGAGAAGAATTCATTAGGAGAATTCCAAGATAAAAACTCAATGGGAGGCTTTCCAGTTTCCAAATCAATTCAAAATGATCATCTACATTCTGATCAAGACATAGATGCGATAACAAGCCATCACCATTCTTCCTCTTCTCACTCATCATCATCTAGTCAAACTTCAATTTTATGTTCAACTCCACATGGTGAAAAGCACTGTCTTCAGATTGCAGGTGAAGGTAACCTTGAGGAAAAGGTTAGTGACAATCAAGGGGCAAAGAGCCAGATGACGTTGCATCTTTCAACTAAAAGCACATGGTCATGTCCTAGATTTCAAAATCACAAATCATCTGGTGAGCATTGTTCTTCTGGAAGTCTGTCACCTCCAGGTGATCCCAAAAGCAGTTGGATGATAGTTAAAGCCGCATATGGTGCAGAAAAGGTTAGGATCCGTCTTGATCCTAACTGGAGCTTTGAAGAATTGAGAGATGAGATTTTAAAGAGGTTCGACATAAGCATTAAAAATTCAGTGAATTTCAAGTATCTTGATGATGAGTCAGAGTTGGTGCTACTGACATGTGATGCAGATCTTCAGGAGTGCATTCATATCTACAGATCTTCAGATACTCGAACTATAAAAATATCTGTGCAACCAGTTGTTACTCCAATTATGGCATCATCATAA
- the LOC121982643 gene encoding NAC domain-containing protein 22-like isoform X2 codes for MELDLPGFRFHPTEEELLDFYLKGVVQGKKLQLEIITTIHLYRYDPWDLPGLAKIGEKEWYFYVPRDRKQANGGGRPSRTTERGFWKATGSDRPVRSAADPKRLIGLKKTLVYYEGRAPRGTKTDWVMNEYRLPDPPTANNSVNPPPPPPKEGIVLCKIYRKATSMKELEQRAAAMEAAAAAALVDEEEEVVVDTSATAASRKPSLPELEVPKPNGLEWLQDPFLTQLRSPWMVELCSPSYATILNF; via the exons ATGGAACTCGATCTTCCGGGCTTCAGATTCCATCCCACTGAAGAGGAGCTGCTGGACTTCTACTTGAAGGGCGTGGTGCAGGGCAAGAAGCTCCAGCTCGAGATCATCACCACCATTCATCTCTATCGCTATGATCCTTGGGATCTCCCTG GGTTGGCCAAGATAGGGGAGAAGGAATGGTACTTCTACGTGCCGAGAGACCGGAAGCAGGCGAACGGCGGCGGGCGGCCGAGCAGGACGACGGAGAGGGGGTTTTGGAAGGCGACCGGGAGTGATCGGCCGGTCCGCAGCGCCGCCGACCCAAAGCGGCTCATCGGCCTCAAGAAGACGCTGGTCTACTACGAGGGCCGGGCGCCTCGCGGCACCAAGACTGACTGGGTCATGAACGAGTACCGCCTCCCCGATCCCCCAACGGCCAACAACTCCGTcaatccgccgccgccgccgcccaaG GAGGGCATAGTTTTGTGCAAGATATACAGGAAGGCGACGTCGATGAAGGAGCTGGAGCAGCGGGCGGCGGCGATGGAG gcggcggcggcggcggcgctggtggacgaagaggaggaagtggTAGTGGACACTTCCGCCACGGCGGCGAGCCGGAAGCCGAGTCTGCCGGAGCTGGAGGTGCCGAAGCCCAACGGACTGGAGTGGCTGCAGGACCCGTTCTTGACTCAGTTGAGGAGTCCATGGATGGTGGAGCTCTGCTCTCCTTCCTACGCCACCATACTCAATTTCTGA
- the LOC121982643 gene encoding NAC domain-containing protein 22-like isoform X1, producing MELDLPGFRFHPTEEELLDFYLKGVVQGKKLQLEIITTIHLYRYDPWDLPGLAKIGEKEWYFYVPRDRKQANGGGRPSRTTERGFWKATGSDRPVRSAADPKRLIGLKKTLVYYEGRAPRGTKTDWVMNEYRLPDPPTANNSVNPPPPPPKEGIVLCKIYRKATSMKELEQRAAAMEVAAPTVSPSHNCESVTESWPDWSIDESFQLKSLEFLEDVIVLGNREAAAAAALVDEEEEVVVDTSATAASRKPSLPELEVPKPNGLEWLQDPFLTQLRSPWMVELCSPSYATILNF from the exons ATGGAACTCGATCTTCCGGGCTTCAGATTCCATCCCACTGAAGAGGAGCTGCTGGACTTCTACTTGAAGGGCGTGGTGCAGGGCAAGAAGCTCCAGCTCGAGATCATCACCACCATTCATCTCTATCGCTATGATCCTTGGGATCTCCCTG GGTTGGCCAAGATAGGGGAGAAGGAATGGTACTTCTACGTGCCGAGAGACCGGAAGCAGGCGAACGGCGGCGGGCGGCCGAGCAGGACGACGGAGAGGGGGTTTTGGAAGGCGACCGGGAGTGATCGGCCGGTCCGCAGCGCCGCCGACCCAAAGCGGCTCATCGGCCTCAAGAAGACGCTGGTCTACTACGAGGGCCGGGCGCCTCGCGGCACCAAGACTGACTGGGTCATGAACGAGTACCGCCTCCCCGATCCCCCAACGGCCAACAACTCCGTcaatccgccgccgccgccgcccaaG GAGGGCATAGTTTTGTGCAAGATATACAGGAAGGCGACGTCGATGAAGGAGCTGGAGCAGCGGGCGGCGGCGATGGAGGTGGCGGCGCCGACGGTGTCGCCGTCGCACAATTGCGAGTCGGTAACCGAGTCGTGGCCGGATTGGTCGATCGACGAGAGCTTCCAGCTGAAGTCTTTGGAGTTCCTTGAAGACGTGATCGTGCTGGGGAACagagaggcggcggcggcggcggcgctggtggacgaagaggaggaagtggTAGTGGACACTTCCGCCACGGCGGCGAGCCGGAAGCCGAGTCTGCCGGAGCTGGAGGTGCCGAAGCCCAACGGACTGGAGTGGCTGCAGGACCCGTTCTTGACTCAGTTGAGGAGTCCATGGATGGTGGAGCTCTGCTCTCCTTCCTACGCCACCATACTCAATTTCTGA
- the LOC121980246 gene encoding protein ROLLING AND ERECT LEAF 2-like: MGCGGSKIEEEAAVTLCRRRSRLLADVIRCRYDLADAHSAYVGSLASVSAALRELLNGPLPPSSPVLPLPGQRKGDSLPPLTPSPPPVAAALPSAADRGHSGSHIHFHSSDSDSDDDSPLHSDGASPIHHLPGDDSPPVGRTYLNLHYARNRPAESSVTYEQQPPSSEPIRFGTVDELAPTAYSYYGRPYPPQNSNFYPSHPSYPSYVNYGGGIFGFSSPPPNIPQPAMGAGGNPTPSEPPPPPSPKASTWDFLNPFESYDDYYAPYTSSRSSNELREEEGIPDLEDEAQEVVKEAYGDPKFVASTSAAADGEHYGKAAMGSKEVMTGSVGEDSQRKSKSMEVRSSSEQEVHVVEKSVVTGPAEQHNADFMVSKNYQNDSEIVQEIKIQFDRASQSVVQVSKILEVGKVQYQHKNSVYKVPAGMICGLSLFATSTSKDLSFEEDYSLSSTLQKLYNWEQKLLEEVMVEEEMRVLYERKLQYSRHLSERGAEAERLDAVETTIRKLSTKIRVAIQVVDTVSSKISQLRDEELWILIKELISGFKEMWKVISECHHIQYQAISETKNMDSIVSGGKLSDNTHPDTVKQLELAMAEWIANFSAWVSAQKIYISALNEWLKKGIHYEPEVTDDGVVPFSPGRLGAPPVFVICNYWSSSIEMVSEKAVVKAAKDFVDTVLNIWKENKVLLQQRLLINKNMDGMLRSMENEQEELLKQRKKLMIISGDNLATTEHVHHESTSLQSNLRHIFEAVKDFSANTMKAYEVLYKQTEETQIC, from the exons ATGGGCTGCGGAGGCTCCAAGATCGAGGAGGAGGCCGCGGTGACGCTCTGCCGCCGGCGCTCGCGGCTTCTTGCCGATGTCATTCGCTGTCGCTACGATCTCGCCGACGCACACTCCGCTTACGTCGGATCCCTCGCATCCGTCAGCGCCGCTCTCCGTGAGTTGCTGAATGGGCCGCTCCCGCCTTCTTCCCCTGTACTCCCCCTCCCCGGCCAGCGGAAGGGTGACTCCCTCCCGCCGCTCACTCCGTCCCCTCCTCCGGTGGCCGCGGCACTCCCCTCTGCTGCTGACCGTGGCCACTCTGGCTCGCACATTCATTTCCACTCCTCAGATTCTGATTCGGACGATGATTCGCCCCTTCACTcggatggcgcttctccgatccacCACCTCCCCGGGGATGACTCTCCGCCCGTTGGGCGGACCTACCTCAACCTACACTATGCGCGAAACCGCCCCGCAGAGTCGTCGGTCACCTATGAGCAGCAACCTCCGAGTTCCGAGCCGATACGCTTCGGCACCGTTGATGAACTTGCTCCCACGGCTTACTCTTACTATGGCCGCCCGTATCCCCCTCAAAATTCCAACTTTTACCCTTCCCATCCTTCTTATCCATCATACGTCAACTACGGTGGCGGTATCTTCGGATTCTCCTCACCGCCTCCAAACATTCCACAACCTGCCATGGGAGCAGGTGGGAATCCTACTCCTAGTGAGCCTCCGCCACCTCCGTCGCCCAAGGCTTCAACATGGGATTTTCTCAACCCGTTCGAGTCGTATGATGATTATTACGCTCCATATACCTCAAGCCGAAGCTCAAACGAGTTGAGAGAGGAGGAAGGAATTCCTGATCTGGAAGACGAAGCACAGGAAGTGGTCAAGGAAGCTTATGGCGATCCAAAGTTCGTAGCATCCACATCAGCCGCTGCAGATGGGGAACACTATGGTAAGGCTGCTATGGGGTCAAAAGAAGTTATGACCGGAAGTGTTGGGGAAGATTCCCAAAGAAAGTCGAAGTCAATGGAGGTAAGGAGTAGCTCGGAGCAGGAGGTTCATGTGGTGGAGAAGAGTGTGGTGACTGGACCAGCAGAGCAGCACAATGCAGATTTCATGGTTTCTAAGAATTATCAAAATGATTCTGAGATCGTGCAGGAGATAAAGATTCAGTTTGATAGGGCTTCCCAATCGGTTGTTCAGGTGTCCAAGATTCTTGAAGTGGGAAAGGTCCAGTATCAGCACAAGAATTCTGTGTATAAAG TTCCTGCCGGGATGATATGTGGACTTTCTCTATTTGCAACTTCTACCAGCAAAGATCTTTCATTTGAAGAAGACTACAGTCTGTCGTCAACATTGCAGAAGCTCTACAACTGGGAACAAAAGCTTCTCGAGGAAGTCATG GTTGAAGAAGAGATGAGGGTGCTATATGAAAGAAAACTCCAATACTCGAGGCACTTAAGTGAAAGGGGTGCAGAAGCTGAAAGGCTTGATGCAGTGGAAACTACCATCAGGAAACTATCTACAAAGATAAGAGTAGCCATTCAAGTTGTGGACACAGTTTCAAGTAAAATCAGTCAGTTAAGGGATGAAGAATTATGGATACTAATTAAAGAACTAATTAGTGG GTTTAAGGAGATGTGGAAAGTTATATCAGAATGCCATCATATTCAGTATCAAGCAATATCTGAGACCAAAAACATGGACTCTATTGTGTCTGGAGGAAAGCTTTCTGATAATACTCATCCAGACACAGTAAAGCAATTAGAACTGGCGATGGCGGAATGGATTGCCAATTTCTCTGCTTGGGTTAGCGCTCAGAAGATCTATATCAGTGCTTTGAATGAATGGCTGAAGAAAGGTATCCATTATGAACCAGAGGTTACAGATGATGGAGTGGTTCCTTTTTCTCCTGGAAGATTAGGTGCACCTCCTGTATTTGTCATTTGTAACTATTGGTCTTCCAGCATAGAAATGGTATCTGAAAAAGCTGTTGTTAAAGCAGCAAAGGATTTTGTTGATACTGTTCTTAATATTTGGAAAGAGAACAAAGTTTTGCTGCAGCAGAGATTATTGATAAACAAAAATATGGATGGCATGCTAAGGTCAATGGAAAATGAACAAGAAGAACTTCTTAAGCAGAGAAAAAAATTAATGATAATTTCTGGTGATAATTTGGCAACAACTGAACATGTGCATCATGAATCGACTAGTCTCCAGTCCAATTTGAGGCATATCTTTGAAGCTGTAAAAGATTTTTCTGCTAATACCATGAAAGCATATGAGGTACTTTACAAACAAACTGAAGAGACACAGATTTGCTGA